A region of the Oncorhynchus clarkii lewisi isolate Uvic-CL-2024 chromosome 4, UVic_Ocla_1.0, whole genome shotgun sequence genome:
ATCTCTTCTATATCATCAATATGGTTTATAGGGGAGGGTTATTATAATTACCTATTTGTGCATTGTACCTACCCAATACACTCCCATTTTAGTATTTATTGGCATGCCTAACTCCATAGTGCATGGCTTAAGATACTATGACCAACATTTTTTTACAACAGCGTCGTGGTCAATTCAtattttcagtttacttcctaaattgaccccaaccctggtctgcCAGCCTAACGTGGTTGATTTTTGTGACCTGGTTGTAGgctatgtttgttttgttcgggTCTGACTAATAGGCCTACTACCCTCAACCATTCCAGTTCCAATCATTTTAATACTCACACTTATCTGACCTTTGTCCTTTTCCCTCCCGGTCCACAGAGGAGCTATGTACAACGGCATTGGCCTGACCACGCCGCGAGGCAGCGGCACTAACGGCTATGTGCAGCGTAACCTGTCGAGCGTGCGTGCAAAGCGTCCACGGGACGAGCGCGGTGGCGAGCGGGACGAGAAGGACCGTGAGAGGCTGGAGAGCCAGCTGAACCGTCAGCCCAACGCAGAGATCTTGGAGCACCAGAGAAAGAGGCAGCTGGAAGTCAAGTGTGCAGAGCTGCAGGACATGATGGAAGAgcaggggtgagagagagcgagggatgggtggataggtgtaggagggagggatgggcaggcagggggtggggtggaaaggagagaggggatttAATTAAGCTGGCCCGGGTTGCACTGGGCTATGGCCCGTCACGTGACCGGACAAAGCCGGTGAGGTAGGTGTGCCCTGCCCAAATTGAATGGTAATCTGCACCACTCTGTCATATTGTCAACAATGCAGCATGTTGAGTTgtttataaatataaaatatatgttcaCATTTTCAAACTAGCTTCCATTGGGAAGGCAGATGAAGCAATCACTTTCGTATGCGAACACAGAATCCTAAACATTACTCCACATGCTTAACCAACGTCACTTTTTTTGGGGAGGCGATGTTGGCCAGAGCGGGGCCCCTGGTTCAAGCCCGGGAAGCAGCCCGGTTCCAAAACGAATGCAATCACTTTTCGCCTAGTGCAAACTCCAGGCAGGTGGGCCATTTTAATCAAATCCCCTCAGAAGGGGATGTGAGGGACAGAGATTTGGAGAGAAAGGGTGAAGATATTGGGTGCTGAAGGAGAGCGTTCGGTGTCTTAACTGctgagccgtgtgtgtgtgttgacaggtaCTCAGCTGAGGAGATTGAAGAGAAGGTGAACAGCTTCCGCATGATGCTGCAGGAGAAGCAGGAGCCGCCTTCAGCCCCTACCGAGAGACCATCGTAAGTACACACCACCACAGATCACTATAGAGTAGTGTGATCACTACGGACTAGTGACATTTCTACTGCAGACCACCACATGGCTGCACAAACTTTTAAATTAACTacaatcaagctttatttatacggAACATTTCAGACAAGGGAAAAAAAACTAAGAAAATCAATGAAAATAAAAACGGAAATATTTACTAAACAAAGTAAAATGATTAAAAAACAaaagaataacaaataaatataaactgaatgactaaaaagcaccctaaggaaagtaaagctaaacattttttttaaaagatcTATTTTTAAAATGTCAAACGTTTCGACCGCCTCAGGTTCTCATGCAGGCTATTCTAATGGCTGgtggcatagtaactaaaggctgcctggtcatgcctcttggtcctaggctttgggattgTTAAAGAGTCAGTGCCAGAGGACCTACTGGGTACctaacttaaaagcatgtctgacatgtattggggtgcacagTCATGGATTGATTAAAAAAATCTTAATCTTAAAATGTGTTTTAAAACTCACAGGCAGTCATagcagagaccttaaaaccggtgtaatgtgtgctctccatttggtcttggtcagtacccgtgctgcagcattctgtgtgttttgcagttgaccaatggctttcttgggtagaccagacattACAGTTGTCAAgactgcttgtaataaaagcatgaatgtgtctctgtatcagcctgaaaGAGAAATAGCCTCTGTCTTGTCTTGGAGCTAAAATCCTCGGGTGACACAAATGGAAAGTAGTCTAGTCTGCGTAGCAGTGGAAATCAatgctgtgctttctgataaTGCTGCCAAGGGGTTATAGATAGATAGACGGACCGGACCCAAAATCAAACCTTGTGGAATACTATCAAGTGATATGTAACCTCGGCAATAACTAAGACATAAACTGAAAAAGTTCCAcggaaattgaataatgtgtccctgaacagggggggggggtccagctgcattaagtactgcagtccatctcctcctcatggactgcaccagattttccagtccttgctgtgagatgttagcccactcttccatcaaggcacctgcaagttcccggacatttctggggggaagggcccaagccctcaccctccgatccaacaggtcccagatgtgctcaatgggattgagatccgggctcttcgctggccatggcagaacactggcattcctgtcttgcaggaaatcgcgcacagaacgagcagtatggctggtggcattgtcatgctggagggtcatgtcaggatgagcctgcaggaagggtaccacatgagggaggatgtcttccctgtaacgcacagcattgagattgcctgcaatgataaCAAGCTCAGCCCGATGATGCTCTGACACACCAGACattgacagaccctccacctccaaatcgatcccgctccagagtacaggcctcactcagtgtaactctcattcctttgacgataaatgcgaatccgaccatcacccctggtgagacaaaaccgtgactcgtcagtgaagagccatttttgccagtcctgtctggtccagcgacagtgggtttgtgcccatgggTGATGtttttgccggtgatgtctggttaggacctgccttacaacaggcctacaagccctcagtccagcctctcagcctattgcggacagtcagcactgatggagggattgtgcgttcctggtgtaactcgggcagttgttgttgcaatCCTGTACctttcccgcaggtgtgatgttcggatgtaccaatcctgtgcaggtgtttttacatgtggtctgccactgtgaggacgatcagctgtccgtcctgtctccctgtagctctgtcttaggcgtctcacagtacggacgttgcaatttattgccctggccacatctgcagtcctcatgcctccttgcagcatgcctaaggcacgttcacgtagatgagcagggaccctgggcatctttcttttggtgtttttcagagtcagtagaaagacctctttagtgtcctacgttttcataactgtgaccttaattgcctactgtctgtaagctgttagtgtcttaacgaccgttccacaggtgcatgttcattaacctctctgggatatgtgggacggtagcgttccacctggccaacatccagtgaaaattcagagcgccaaattcaaataaattactataaaaattaaactttgatgaaatcacacattcaatataccaaattaaagctgaacttgtgaatccagccaacgtgtcagatttaaaaaatgctttacggcaaaagcaaacgatgctattatctgaggatagcaccccagtaaacagagagagaaaatcatatttcaaccctgcaggcacgacacaaaacgcagaaataaaaatataattcatgccttaacTTTGacgatcttcttctgttggcactccaatatgtgccataaacatcaacgtgactacaaaatatctcaaaagttacctgcaAGCATTGTCCAAAATACTTtagtaatacaactttaggtattttttttttacgtaaataatttataaaattgaagactggatatactgtgttcaataccgaaGGAAAACAAAGTGAAGCGTTctttcaggtcacgcgcctctaacaaagAGTGCACATCCCTCGAGCCTCATTCTGAACATTGttacttcatttctcaaaggaaaaacctcaaccaatttctaaagactgttgacatccagtgaaagcgataggaactgcaggGAAGTCGATTAGAAATGTATTCCCaatgaaaacacattgaaaagagagtgacctcaaaaacaaaaaaaatctgagtgattttttttaaattattattatttttttcttcttctttcctcctctgggtttcgcctgccaaataagttgtgttatactcacagacatgattcaaacagttttagaaacttcagagtgttctctATACAAATCtagtaataatatgcatatcttagcttctgggtctgagtagcagaccgtttactttggacacgcttttcatccggatgtgaaaatactgtccCCTGTCCCAAATaagttaattgtttatggttcattgaacaagcatgggaaacggtgtttaaacccccttacaatgaagatctgtgaagttaatttGTAAACATCCCAATATCTTTGAACGACACGGTCCAGAAAAAGGAATGTTTATTATCAAACTTCTTGGGATGGACTTCTTGCCTGACTGATACCCAGACTGTTTATCTTATCTCTTAAATATGCCGCAAACTCATCACATTTCGATGTGGAAGAAACTTCATATAGGATTTATCAGGCCACCTGGTCGAGAAGAGCAGTCTCAAATTTATTCTGATTCAGTGATCAAGTTAGAAAAGTTTCCTCAACTGGCATTGCTAATTGCCTTGTTATATATGCCAAGTTGCTCTCTCAGAATATCATAATGGACCTGCAACTTTGACTTTCTCCAGTTCTGCTCTGCCTTTCTGCAAATTCTCTTAAATGTATTAGTTTCCATAGTCATCCAGGGGGCTCTCCAGTTGGATGTGACCTTTTTCAACTTTACTGGAGCTATGGCATCAATGGTTGCCCTTTAATTGCTATTAAAGTTGTCAACTAAATCATCACAAGAGGAAGGTAGAATAGGTGGAGTATTGTTCATACACTCAATAAAATCTTAAAGCGTTTCTTAATAATGCATTCAGCATTACTCTGTTATGGGCAACAAGGTAGTCAGCTGAAGCAACGTCAACAATCGAGGATATGTCAATAGAATGCTCCTTGGTAATAatcaggtccagagtatggctgcgGTTATCGGTCGGCCCAGTAACATGTTGGATGAAGTCCATAAAGCTCAAAAGATTCAGAAATTCAATATCCTTGGAGTCACTCTTTGTCAACATGAttattcaaaaggcactcgcacatctgagctatctattttgcaggtgcatggtaacagttgaataaaatgAGAGAAAAGAAGAAACTCAAACACTGCTGGAAAAATCCacaatggatttttctcaggtttttgcctgccaaatcagttctgttatactcacattattttaacagttttgaaaactgttagtgttttctatccaaatctactaattatatgcatatcctatcttctgggcctgagtagaaggcagtttaatttgggcatgcctttcatccaaaattccaaatgctgccccctactcTAGGAGAAGTTAAGATGTATGGGTCACTCTTCACCTGGGCCGTCTGCCTAGAGGTAACCAATGGAGTAACAACCAAATTATCGTTACAGCCATGTTTTCTGACAGTCTCCAATCTATCAGACTGGTAGGAGATGAGTTTGTATAAACTCACTAGAAAGCAGATAAAGGAACATAAATTAGGTTGCTCGCAATAACCAAAGTGGCCATTTCTATAGGAGTTGATATGGTTTCCAAGTCCTTTATTGCTTCTAACAGGGAGAACTGGAgtactaccagaccctgtctgtcagtctctaaaacagtttgcgATGTTGCTGGAAATTGGAACCCCTGCGCTTAGGGGTAATCATATCTCTTTTAAAAAGTGCTGGTTGCGCCCACAAAAATACATTCTTGTCATTGGAAAGTTTCTTCAGGTGCTCGTTTAGGGCAAAGAGTCGGCTGAAAAGTTCCAAACCCCTTCGGTAGCTCGGGAGGGGGCCAGAGAATTATCTAACCTGTGCCAGCGAGGGTCGTAAAAATAAACTCCTAAAATGAAGGTTGTTtaaactagaggttgaccgattatgatttttcaacgccgataccaattattggaggagcaaaaaaagccaataccgattttttttttatatatttttatatatatatatattttttgtaataatgacaattacaatgatactgaatgaacacttattttaacttaatataatacatcaataaaatcaatttagcctcaaataaattaaacatgttcaatttggtttaagtaatgcaaaaacaaagtgttggagaagaaaggaaaagtgcaatatgtgccatgtaagaaagctaacgcttaagttccttgctcagaacatgagaacatatgaaagctggtggttctttttaacatgagtcttcaatattcccaggtaagaagttttaggttgtagttattataggaattataggactatttctctctataccatttgtatttcatataccttttgactattggatgttctaataggcactatagtattgccagtgtaacagtatagcttccgcccctctcttcgcccctacctgggctcgaatcaGGAACATATCGACAaaagccaccctcgaagcagcgttacccatgcagagcaaggggaacaactactccaagtctcagagcgagtgatgtttgaaacgctgtTAGCGCTCACCCCGCTAAcccgctagccatttcacatcggttacgccagcctaatctcgggagttgataggcttgaagtcataaacagcgctgtgattcaagagctgctggcaaaacgcacgaaagtgctatTTGAAtcaatgcttacgagcctgctggtgcctaccatcgctcagtcagactgcgctatcaaatcatagacttaattataacataataacacacaaatacgagccttaggtcattaatatggtcgaatccggaaactatcatttcgaaaacaaaacgtttattctttcagtgaaatacagaactgttccgtattttatctaacggatggcatccctaagtctaaatactgctgttacattgcacaaccttcaatgttatgtcataattacgtaaaattctggcaaattagttcgcaatgagccaggtggcccaaactgttgcatataccttgACTCTGCGTGCAAAGAACGCAAGAgcagtgacacaatttcacctggttaatattgcctgctaacctggatttattttagctaaatatgcaggtttaaaaatatacttctatgtattgattttaaaaaaggcattgatgtttatggttagttacatgttggagcaacgacagtcctttttcgcgaatgtgcaccgcatcgattatatgcaactcaGGACACGATAGATacactagtaatatcatcaaccatgtagtgattatgattgttttgttgattgttttttataagataagtttaatgctagctagcaacttaccgtggcttcttactgcattcgcgtaacaggcaggctcctcatgaggagcattggactagttaaccgtaaagttgcaagattgaatccctgaactgacaagataaaaatctgtcgttctgcccctgaacaaggcagttaacccaccgttcctaggccgtcattgaaaataagaatgtgttcttaacttcttatagctgcaatcccgttaacgggagcaATTTGACAAGAGCCAGTCAAAGTGTAGGGCGCCAttttcaaaacatcaaaaatctcataattaacattcattaaacatacatgtgtctcatACATGTGTCTCATACCATCCCACCAAAGTGTGAACGCGCATAgtgaaagcatggtcaactcgtggcagtggtgactatttcctgtctcattcgacccccccttcacattagtcatcagacaaagttctattgactgttgacaggaagaggaatttctcaggtttttgcctgcaatatgagttctattatactcacagacataattcaaacagttttagaaacttctgagtgttttctatccaatactaataatactatgcatatattagcaactgagactgaggagctggctgtttacaatgggcaccttttcatccaagctactcaatactgcccctgcagccataaaaagttaactgacttgcctagttaaataaagatgtaaagatgtaaaaaataaaataaataaattggcaaatatacagatttccgattgttatgaaaactttaaatcggccctaattaatcggccttTCCGGTTAATCGGTCGATCTCTAGTTTAAACCTACGTGAGTGACGATGGTGTCAATATTGGAGTAGTTGACCAGAACTGTAGGCAGGAGAGTTGATGTCATGGACACAGGCTCCTGGGTGACAGTGAACCTTAGTCGGTCCACAGGCCGTAGGCAGGCCAAAATCTCTCACCATCGAGCTGCCCACAATGATTGTGAATCCGATAGGGAAACAACCTGCTGAACTGTGATGGCTGTGGGGGAGGGTGCCACTGGGCCCAGCATGCTTTTGGTATACACCCATGGTCCGTGCTGACTGCTAGGTCCGTCTCAAGTGGGGAAAAGCTGTTTGCTAGCTGGATTGGATCTTCTCAGATAGTTGGGTGGCCAGACTTCGTCCCCGATCTCCTCCGCCTGTGTACAGTCTCCCATGGGCCGCGGAGTTGAGCTTCACATCTGTCCGTTGGATTGGGACAGATCAACGCTGCCCGACTCATCATTAGCTTTGCTATAGGAGGCATTTAAAACATATTTGGTTTGCCTGGGTTACAGCAAGGTTGGTGTACTTAGAAAGTAGATGTTTATTTTCTCGCAGCCGAGCTAACAGCCGGAGGATCTCTTCCCTAAGATGTTTGATGGTGGTGCATTTAGGGCAGACAAATCCCTGTCCATTTTCCAGTTCCACCTTATTTTCATCTTGTGATTGTGTGGAAATCATCTCACACCTGAAGCATTTGCGCCCAGCCATGAATGGAAACACTGGTGGGCTAGCACGGCCAACGGATACTAGGACCTATTGAACtatggtccccccccccctccttcaggGCGACAGAGACTCACGCCCTGGCTGCAGCCAATCAGCAGAAGAACGACCGGCTAAAGGCGGCGTTCGGTATCGCCACTGACTACGTAGACGGCTCCTCCTTCCACCCGGAACGCaaggagcgagagaaggagaagagggagcaggagaggcTGGAGAAAGAGAAGCAGCAGAAATACGTGTGAgtcgaggggaggggaggggagggggggttctCCTAGCTAGACTTACTCGTGTAACTCTGATTTTCCTTTGTTTATCTGTTACttaccatctctttctctccccctccgtctctctcaggCTGGTAGAAGAGTCAGAGGACTCGGACTCACCAGCCCGAAAGCAGAGCCgtaagaagaagaaaaggaagaaaaACAAGAACAGAGACAGGTGAGGGAAGGGAGAAAGTCCTATTTTGTGTGCATGCGTAAAAATAATGCATAGCTTGTTTGATTGACAGATAACTTTACTCTCTTCTTCAGCTCAGAgagtccctccccctctcctacacGGGTGAAAACTAAAAAGAGGAAAAAGAAAAGGtttccattcatttttttccaTTTTGCAGACAGTGAATGGATTTCATGTCCAGCGTAGTTTCATAACATTGGTATTGTTATTTCAGAACATCTAAATTGAAGTGGATCAGAACCTCTTGTGTAAGGGATGTGCTAGCTTTTAGTTTGCTAGTGAGGACTcatacttagcacctctgaatgTAATTTGCCTACCGATGTTTACGTGGAGAATCACGTGAAGAAATGACATCTCCAGCGGGCGTTCCCCCCCAAAACAAAGCATGCTGAACGATCAACAGACAAACACTAGATTCACGTTCGATGTGATGTGTGTGAGCCTTTTACCTTTTTCAGCTTAATGAACAAAGACTTTGTTCTCTGTTCTAGGGACAGGCTAGAAAAAAAGGGTGACACAGACAGGTGGGTCCTACAGAAAGTggttcatagtgtgtgtgtgtactaaaaTACTTTGTTTGTTTTCCCTCTCAGCTCCTCAGACGAGAAGCAGGCGTCCAAGAAaaaacgcaagagaagtgaaaATGAGACTCCGCCCCAGGGTAAGACACGGCGCCATAGGAGTGGGTCCTCAAGCTCTGCTCACAGGTACTTCCGGGTCACCAGAGGTCATGACTCACAATTTGGGGTTGTAACTTCCcctaaaattcccaggttttccacaAATCCTCGTTGAAGTTACcgaaaatgtgcaaccctactcATAGTTACTCAATTTCTAGTCATTCAATAACTTAAAAGTCAAGGCAGAGTTTTGAGTTGCACCCCATGCTGTTATTCCATCTCTCATGCCTTGTCTCCATCAGCCAATCCCCTCCCCtgctgagagagaggcagcagaaCCAGCCAGTCAAGAGAgcagaagaggggagaagggggctGGCTCCTGACAGGAGGGGTTGTAGTCGTGAGGACGGGAGTCCACGGCGTCCGGGAGGCAGAGTGGTAAGACCACCTGTGATTGGTCCGGTGATCAGATCTCTACTATTTCAAAACCTTCTCTCCTGTTTTGTGACAATTCGGCATAATCAATGGCCTTCAGCACTCTCACTCATTCTCCTTTTTCCTCTCACCTCACTCCttacctccttctctccctctcagagaTCTCCCAGGTATCACAGCTCCCCTGAACGCCGACCGAGGGCAAACAAGGAAAAGGAGAAGGAGCGACTGAAGgacaaagagaaaaagagagagaaggagcgtgAGAAAGTGAAGCCTACAAGAAAGAGACAcgactcctcttccccctctcctcctcgaCTGGAACGAGAGAAAGCCAGGCGCTCCAGAagtggagagcgagagaaggatagaggaaaTCAGAGAACAATGCTGCAGAGGAGCAGAGACgactcttcatccccctctccacccccgAAACAACCGGACACCAGGAAACAGAGGAGCGGAAAGGAGGACAAACCACAAAGACGAGACTCCTCTGTGTCTCCATCACGAGAAAAAGAGGGAGcaaggagtggagagggggagcgagGAAAGGAAAGAAATGTCCCCCCCCGAGCCCcagctgacagagagagggggagagggaatgagaaaggACCTCTCCCTAGTCGGAAAAGcgatggagggaggggtagaaaCTCATCCCGCGACTCCACATCCCCTGTCCCTCAATCACCTCTCGCCAATGgacgacagaaagagagggagcgtgAGGGAAGGACAGAGAACGAGTGGAAACCGGAGGAGAGgggtaaagggagggagagggaattgAACGAAGAGAGGCAGAAACAAGATGAGCGGAGGAAGCAGGAGAGTGaaagggaaaaagagagggagcgagaccgagatggagggagagagcgcgagagatcTGGCAGATTGTCTTCTACTCAACAACATCCGTCTATCTGTTTGTCTGAAGACCTCCCCGTGGAGCGAgttggggagagggggacagTCGAGAGGGAGCGAAAAAGACAAACTGAGGAGGACACCAGGCGGGAGAACAGAGACCAAAGCCTGTCGGAAAAGGAGCAAGACAAGGAGAAGCCGAAAGCGAAGgaaagcagcagcagtagcagcggGAGTGACAGCGACagttcttcctcatcctcctctggcTCATCATCTTCTTCATCCTCCGACGAGGAAGAGAAGAAAAAGGGAACCATGGCGAAGAGCAGCCCGGTGAAGAAagccctcccctccctcatcgCTCCTCCCGCCCTAGGTGCCGCCTTCCAGAGGTATCTGGCCAATGGGGACAGAGGGAGCGCTTCGGAGAGTGACGAACAGAGAGctatagggagagagaaggaatgtgagagaatgggaggagaggacagggtcatGCTCTCTGAAAGGGAGCACCCACCCCCTGCCGCCCAACGCCCCCCTGCTGCCGAACGTTCCCCccccacagacagagagaaggagcgagggaggggacaggagaggtaCAGCCCAACGGAGGTAGAGAGCTCCagccctccaccctctcctcccagaAGAGGAGCCCCCCAAGGCAGAGGCGAGAGGTACGCCCCCACTGAAGTGGAAAGAGAAAAGGagcgggagaaggagaaagagggaggggtgaagAGCCAGGCCAGGAGGGCAGAGAGGCACAGCCCCTATGAGCAGgagtgggagaggaagagggcgCCCTCCCCAAAAGCCCCCGCAATAGCAGTTGTCCCGCGGCCCTTCCCCCCTCGCCGCACCCCACCACGGCAGTACCAGGACCCCCCCAATCACTCCCCCAGCCCTCGACGACAAGCCAGCACCCGGAGAGCCTCGCCTCCTACCCGCTCCCCGACTCGCGCCTACGCACCACGGCGGAGCCGCAGCCGGGAGCTAGAGCACAAcctagagaggcagagagcgagggatagaggggggagggattGCTCCAGAGACAGAGGAGCCAGGAGGAGCAGGTCGAGGAGCCCCAGAAGACGCAGTCCCCTCTACAGGTACGACCAGGACCTATTCACAACAAATCAAACACAACTCAACTATACACACATCAAACATCACACAGTGGGGCAACTTCCTGCGTACATAAATCAATAATAACTCAATTcaaaatctgccaagacctcagaaaattgtttatttaatttgtgtatttattttctcGCCCCTCAGGTCTCGGCGATCCCCCTCTCCCATTCGAGGAAGTAGAAGCAGCCTCTCGCTATCCAGAGAAAGGCggagagaccaggagagagagaagaatagagagctggagagagcgagggaaaaaGAGCGGCAACGTGAAAAAGAGCAAGAGAGGCGAGAGCGTCAACCTATTAAAGAAGTCCCCCCACCCCGTCGCTCTTCCTCTTCTGGTTCttcttcctcatccccctctccggCCCGAGAGAGGAAGGAGCTGCCTGTAGAAAAAGTGATGAAACCAACGGTGGAGAAAGACCGAAGAAGTGATAGAGACGaacgagagaaagggggagacagaggaaggaagGCTCGTTCCATACCCTCACCGCTCCACTCCAAGGAGACCAGTCCCCTTCCCAGCCGATCAGAAATCATAGCCCACCCCAAAGAAACACGTCACTCTGACCCACCCCACTTCAGGTCACCACAGGCCCTCAGCCATTCAGAGACCAGAGTATCTCTACGAGACACCTCGAGGACCcaatctcctctcccctcacgcGGCGCTACTGATCCCTCAGACCGACCAGTCAGGACTGAAAACGGTGTGAGTGAGAAGGGGGCCAAAGAGAAAAGGAAAGGAAAGTTAGGCAGCCCCAGCTCTTCAtcttcttcctcatcttcctcttcatcAGACAGTTCTGACTCTGATGCAGAGCAAGGAAAAGCGTAAGGAGGGGTGTTAAATGATTTACATGTTTTACATTTGGATCACATTGTGGATAGAAATGCCGTAAATGGAGCTGACATAATTCCTCTCTTTacaatatctccctctctctctcccagaggtGACAGGATAACGGCTGCCcatagctcctcctcctcctcctcctcttctgaaaGTGAGAAGGAAGACAAGAAA
Encoded here:
- the LOC139406863 gene encoding serine/arginine repetitive matrix protein 2-like isoform X2; amino-acid sequence: MYNGIGLTTPRGSGTNGYVQRNLSSVRAKRPRDERGGERDEKDRERLESQLNRQPNAEILEHQRKRQLEVKCAELQDMMEEQGYSAEEIEEKVNSFRMMLQEKQEPPSAPTERPSATETHALAAANQQKNDRLKAAFGIATDYVDGSSFHPERKEREKEKREQERLEKEKQQKYVLVEESEDSDSPARKQSRKKKKRKKNKNRDSSSDEKQASKKKRKRSENETPPQGKTRRHRSGSSSSAHSQSPPLLRERQQNQPVKRAEEGRRGLAPDRRGCSREDGSPRRPGGRVRSPRYHSSPERRPRANKEKEKERLKDKEKKREKEREKVKPTRKRHDSSSPSPPRLEREKARRSRSGEREKDRGNQRTMLQRSRDDSSSPSPPPKQPDTRKQRSGKEDKPQRRDSSVSPSREKEGARSGEGERGKERNVPPRAPADRERGRGNEKGPLPSRKSDGGRGRNSSRDSTSPVPQSPLANGRQKEREREGRTENEWKPEERGKGRERELNEERQKQDERRKQESEREKERERDRDGGRERERSGRLSSTQQHPSICLSEDLPVERVGERGTVERERKRQTEEDTRRENRDQSLSEKEQDKEKPKAKESSSSSSGSDSDSSSSSSSGSSSSSSSDEEEKKKGTMAKSSPVKKALPSLIAPPALGAAFQRYLANGDRGSASESDEQRAIGREKECERMGGEDRVMLSEREHPPPAAQRPPAAERSPPTDREKERGRGQERYSPTEVESSSPPPSPPRRGAPQGRGERYAPTEVEREKEREKEKEGGVKSQARRAERHSPYEQEWERKRAPSPKAPAIAVVPRPFPPRRTPPRQYQDPPNHSPSPRRQASTRRASPPTRSPTRAYAPRRSRSRELEHNLERQRARDRGGRDCSRDRGARRSRSRSPRRRSPLYRSRRSPSPIRGSRSSLSLSRERRRDQEREKNRELERAREKERQREKEQERRERQPIKEVPPPRRSSSSGSSSSSPSPARERKELPVEKVMKPTVEKDRRSDRDEREKGGDRGRKARSIPSPLHSKETSPLPSRSEIIAHPKETRHSDPPHFRSPQALSHSETRVSLRDTSRTQSPLPSRGATDPSDRPVRTENGVSEKGAKEKRKGKLGSPSSSSSSSSSSSSDSSDSDAEQGKAGDRITAAHSSSSSSSSSESEKEDKKKCPAQPQRVPADSLRDSRSLSYSPPRQRRPAHSPPTRRSGSRQSPSRSPSSRRRK